The Planctomycetia bacterium genome segment ACCTGGCGTTCAGCGATCGCTACGGCGCCATCGCCGATCCGGCCGAACTCGCCGCGTCGCGCCATTGGCGACGCATCGATGAAATGCTGCAACACTATGTCGAATTGCTCTGGTCCGCCGACGCCGGCGAGAGCCTGCCGCTGCTGGAACAGGCGATGAGCGAAACGCACGGAACTTTAAGTCAGCGCCTGCGCGGCGTGGTTCACCTGGTCCTCGCCGCGCCGCGCTACCAACTGATGTGAATGACATCCTGAAATTCGACACTAGCCCGTAGCGCAAGCGAGGGAGAGTTGACGTTGGTGATAGTTTGACATGAACGCCAGGCCGACCTTCCGGTTCGAAAGAATCGCCTTCGATCTTAGAGATACGGTCTGCCCGGCGTATTCGATTAGATGATCACCAACGTCCTCTCCCCCTCGCTGGCGCTACGGGCTAGTGTGCAGTCGATTGCTTGATTCCTGGGAGCTTCGAATCATGTCCCTGACCCGTCGCACGTTCGTTCAGCGGCTTTCGGCGTCCGGCCTGTTGGCGATGGGCGCTTTGCCGCCACGGTTTCTTTGCCGTGCCGCCCACGCGGCGGAATCAGGTGTATCAAGCACGGCGGGACGTGTGCTGGTGTTGGTGCAACTTGAAGGGGGCAACGACGGCCTGAACACGGTCATCCCGTTCGGCGACGACGCGTACTACCGCGCACGGCCGGGCCTGGGGGTCGCGCGTGAAGCGGTGTTGAAGCTCGACGACTACCACGGGCTCCACCCTTCGCTCACGGGCTTCAAGGAATTGTTCGACGAAGGGGCGCTCTCGATCGTGCAGGGAGTCGGGTATCCGAATCCCGATCGCTCGCATTTTCGTTCGATGGACATCTGGCATTCGGCGCGGCCGGAATCCGTGCGGATCGAAACCGGCTGGCTCGGCCGCGCGCTCGACGCCACGGCCGCGCAGCACGAAGCCAAGGCGCCGGCCCTAGCGCTGGGCATGGAACGGCTCCCGCTGGCGCTCGTGGCCGCCAAGATCAACGTACCGCTGATCACCGACCTGGCGAGCTACGAACTGCGTCTCGCGGAAGGGTCGGAGACGGATCGCGCCGCGATGCGAGCGCGCCTGCTGCAATCGGCGGAGTTACCTGTCGGCGATGCCGCGGAACTCAAGTTCCTCACTAGCACCGCCCGGAGCGCTTACCAGAGCGCCGAGAAATTGCGGGCCGTGATGGGCAGCTACCAGCCGGCCGTCGAATATCCCGGCAATGCGCTGGCGCAGCAATTGAAGTTGATTGCGCAGATCGTGGCCAGCGAAGCGGAAACTCGCATTTTCTTCGTCTCGCTCGGCGGCTTCGATACCCACGCCGATCAGGCCGCGGCCCATGCGGCGTTGCTGACGGAGCTCTCCAGCGCCTGCCGAGCGTTCTACCAAGACCTCGCCGGGCATGGTCTCCAGGAGCGCGTCCTGTTGGCCACATTCTCCGAGTTCGGCCGCCGCGTGAAAGAAAACGGCAGCCTCGGCACCGACCACGGCGCGGCATCGCAGATGTTCGTCGTCTCGCCGGGCCGCGCGGGGCTACGAGGCAAACATCCCAGCCTCGAAGACCTCACGGACGGCGACCTCAAACACCACACCGACTTCCGCTCGGTCTACGCCACGCTGCTGGATAAGTGGCTCGAGCTACCGTCGGAACCAGTGTTGGGTGAGCGGTTTGCGATGCTGGATTTTGTGTAGAGCCGCGACCATAGTCTCCTTTCGCTCCGCGAAAGGCCCGGAACCTTTCGTGGAGCGAAAGGAGACTGTGATTTGCGCTATGCGTCAAATGCCAGTTGGCGCGGCTTCCACCGCAATGCGAACCAGCTCACGACCGCGGCCGCGAAGAGCGCCAGGCTGATCCATTGTGAGATAGTGAACTCCGTGCCGAGTTGCCCGGACTCGTCGTCGCGGATCCATTCCAGGAGGAAGCGCGTGATCGGGTAGACCGTGATCAACAGCGCCGCCACTTCACCGTCGCGGCGGCGGAACGGAAAGTAGGTCCACAGGAACCACGCGGTCAGCAGGCCCGTGATCGAATCGTAGATCTGCGTGGGGTGGATCGGCGCACTGCGTGGCATCAGCTTTCCTGGCGTCCAGCTGCGATGCGTACCAGACGCCAGTGTGACGTCGATCGGCGCGCCCG includes the following:
- a CDS encoding DUF1501 domain-containing protein; its protein translation is MSLTRRTFVQRLSASGLLAMGALPPRFLCRAAHAAESGVSSTAGRVLVLVQLEGGNDGLNTVIPFGDDAYYRARPGLGVAREAVLKLDDYHGLHPSLTGFKELFDEGALSIVQGVGYPNPDRSHFRSMDIWHSARPESVRIETGWLGRALDATAAQHEAKAPALALGMERLPLALVAAKINVPLITDLASYELRLAEGSETDRAAMRARLLQSAELPVGDAAELKFLTSTARSAYQSAEKLRAVMGSYQPAVEYPGNALAQQLKLIAQIVASEAETRIFFVSLGGFDTHADQAAAHAALLTELSSACRAFYQDLAGHGLQERVLLATFSEFGRRVKENGSLGTDHGAASQMFVVSPGRAGLRGKHPSLEDLTDGDLKHHTDFRSVYATLLDKWLELPSEPVLGERFAMLDFV
- a CDS encoding prolipoprotein diacylglyceryl transferase codes for the protein FPWGSPPQVRQAIDGRVDVWGLRFDSLPGGGVLVSDVAAESLAANAGFQAGDVIQTINTIPATHREQVIELLIGAGKAGAPIDVTLASGTHRSWTPGKLMPRSAPIHPTQIYDSITGLLTAWFLWTYFPFRRRDGEVAALLITVYPITRFLLEWIRDDESGQLGTEFTISQWISLALFAAAVVSWFALRWKPRQLAFDA